One Natronomonas moolapensis 8.8.11 genomic region harbors:
- a CDS encoding phytoene/squalene synthase family protein — MSRALSDDPASPDYAWCREAVQRVSRTFALTVDVLEEPMSRHICLGYLLCRVADTIEDASHIDTDRQAELLYIYDAALDPGDPTTIAEFRTAVDAWLPPQGKRNADWEVVAEAPTVVATFDDLPADVQEAVRPPVQEMIDGMAMFVERYADEGGLRIGDREELEEYCYYAAGTVGTLITNLLAHGSADERRVRTMRNTAEEFGLLLQLVNVSKDVYDDYSEENNVYLPAEWLEAEGVPQEAVVDPEHRDGSARVVARTADLARSCLDEAQAYLEAMPLRQGNTLSAWLVPYVLAVGTLRELDERPEDALTDAGVKVSRQEVFAVLEAASSASRDTVAEFRDVVARTPFHRAGDVE; from the coding sequence ATGAGCCGCGCGCTGTCGGATGATCCGGCCAGTCCGGACTACGCGTGGTGTCGAGAGGCGGTACAACGCGTCTCGCGGACGTTCGCACTGACGGTCGACGTCCTCGAAGAGCCGATGTCGAGACACATCTGTCTCGGCTATCTCCTCTGCCGGGTCGCCGATACTATCGAGGACGCGTCCCACATCGACACGGACAGACAGGCAGAACTGCTCTACATCTACGATGCGGCACTGGACCCCGGCGACCCGACGACCATCGCGGAGTTCAGGACCGCCGTCGATGCGTGGCTCCCGCCACAGGGAAAACGAAACGCCGACTGGGAAGTCGTCGCCGAGGCCCCGACGGTCGTCGCGACGTTCGACGACCTCCCCGCGGACGTCCAGGAGGCGGTTCGGCCGCCGGTCCAGGAGATGATCGACGGGATGGCGATGTTCGTCGAGCGCTACGCCGACGAGGGGGGACTCCGGATCGGCGACCGCGAGGAACTCGAGGAGTACTGCTACTACGCCGCGGGCACCGTGGGAACGCTAATAACGAACCTGCTCGCACACGGCAGCGCCGACGAACGCCGCGTCCGCACCATGCGGAACACCGCCGAGGAGTTCGGGCTGTTACTCCAGCTCGTGAACGTCTCGAAGGACGTCTACGACGACTACAGCGAAGAGAACAACGTGTATCTCCCTGCGGAGTGGCTCGAAGCCGAGGGCGTCCCCCAGGAGGCCGTCGTCGACCCCGAACACCGCGACGGCTCCGCCCGGGTGGTCGCCCGGACGGCCGACCTCGCCCGATCGTGTCTCGACGAGGCCCAGGCGTACCTCGAGGCGATGCCGCTCCGGCAGGGCAACACGCTCTCGGCGTGGCTCGTCCCGTACGTCCTCGCGGTCGGGACGCTCCGCGAACTCGACGAGCGCCCGGAGGACGCGCTCACCGACGCCGGCGTCAAAGTGTCTCGCCAGGAGGTCTTCGCGGTGCTGGAGGCGGCGTCATCGGCCAGTCGAGACACCGTCGCGGAGTTCCGGGACGTCGTCGCCCGGACGCCGTTTCACCGCGCCGGCGACGTCGAGTGA
- a CDS encoding AAA family ATPase produces the protein MRVIATVGLAGSGKGEFAAVAERADVPVVTMGDVIRAECRERGLDPAEHHGEVASALREERGPAAIAEASLPYVETALEDADTVVVDGVRSDVEVDTFEERFGDDFALVGIEAPFEVRSERIDDRGRDDAENGEALAARDERELGFGLGKALGRADVTIENTGTLGAFRQRAREVLEG, from the coding sequence ATGCGAGTCATCGCAACCGTCGGATTGGCGGGCAGCGGCAAGGGCGAGTTCGCGGCCGTCGCCGAGCGGGCCGACGTGCCGGTCGTGACGATGGGCGACGTCATCCGTGCCGAGTGCCGCGAGCGCGGGTTGGATCCGGCCGAACACCACGGCGAGGTGGCGAGTGCCCTCCGCGAGGAGCGTGGGCCGGCGGCGATCGCCGAGGCTTCGCTGCCGTACGTCGAGACGGCCCTCGAGGACGCCGACACGGTCGTCGTCGACGGGGTTCGCTCTGACGTCGAGGTCGACACCTTCGAGGAGCGCTTCGGCGACGACTTCGCGCTCGTCGGGATCGAGGCCCCCTTCGAGGTGCGCAGCGAGCGGATCGACGACCGGGGGCGCGACGACGCCGAGAACGGCGAGGCGCTCGCGGCTCGTGACGAACGGGAGTTGGGCTTCGGACTCGGGAAGGCGCTCGGTCGCGCCGACGTGACGATCGAGAACACCGGCACGCTCGGGGCGTTCCGCCAGCGCGCCCGGGAGGTGCTCGAAGGGTGA
- a CDS encoding RNA-binding domain-containing protein: protein MIYSVDVEITAPVNDTEVTGRVEEAITNLFPEANVESRPGELLATAHSMEHFSERLHEQAILDTARGAFFGGHEGGTFSFELKKQAALRGVVNFAVGEGSELGELHVRVRVTDPDVESFIDHVAPPTEDGTPIE from the coding sequence GTGATCTACAGCGTCGACGTCGAGATCACGGCGCCGGTCAACGACACCGAAGTCACCGGTCGGGTCGAAGAGGCCATCACGAACCTCTTTCCGGAGGCTAACGTCGAGTCCCGCCCCGGCGAGTTGCTGGCGACGGCGCACTCGATGGAGCACTTTTCCGAACGGCTCCACGAGCAGGCGATCCTCGATACCGCCCGGGGGGCCTTCTTCGGCGGCCACGAGGGCGGTACGTTCAGTTTCGAGCTGAAAAAGCAGGCGGCGCTGCGCGGCGTCGTCAACTTCGCCGTCGGTGAAGGAAGCGAACTCGGCGAGCTCCACGTCCGGGTTCGGGTGACCGATCCCGACGTCGAGTCGTTCATCGATCACGTCGCGCCCCCGACCGAGGACGGAACGCCGATCGAGTAG
- a CDS encoding SPFH domain-containing protein → MLTPLQLGGSVFPAVALLLLAITVVAVYQAVEIVNAYEKRALTVFGEYRKLLEPGINFIPPFVSRTYTFDMRTQTLDVPRQEAITRDNSPVTADAVVYIKVMDARKAFLEVDDYKKAVSNLAQTTLRAVLGDMELDDTLNKRQEINSKIRKELDEPTDEWGIRVESVEVREVNPSTDVQQAMEQQTSAERKRRAMILEAQGERRSAIEKAEGDKQSNIIRAQGEKQSQILEAQGDAISTVLRAKSAESMGERAIIERGMETLEEIGKGESTTFVLPQEMTSLLSRYGKHLTGSDVAAQTDVLEGLDFDEETREMLGLDDIEEILGQIDEEAEMDVEEMEAEAEAIKTGADPAEIKDPDEVIAEMDEEMPDADAEDGELETETN, encoded by the coding sequence ATGCTCACTCCGCTGCAGCTGGGTGGTTCGGTGTTCCCAGCCGTTGCCCTCCTGTTGCTCGCGATCACCGTCGTGGCGGTGTATCAGGCTGTCGAGATCGTCAACGCCTACGAAAAGCGCGCGCTGACGGTGTTCGGCGAGTACCGGAAGCTGCTCGAACCGGGAATCAACTTCATTCCGCCGTTCGTCTCTCGGACGTACACCTTCGATATGCGGACCCAGACGCTCGACGTCCCGCGCCAGGAAGCGATCACCCGCGACAACTCGCCGGTGACCGCCGACGCCGTCGTCTACATCAAGGTCATGGACGCCCGGAAAGCGTTCTTGGAGGTCGACGACTACAAAAAGGCTGTCTCGAACCTCGCACAGACGACGCTGCGGGCCGTGTTGGGCGACATGGAACTCGACGACACGCTGAACAAGCGCCAGGAGATCAACTCGAAAATCCGCAAGGAACTCGACGAACCCACCGACGAGTGGGGGATCCGCGTCGAGTCGGTCGAAGTCAGAGAGGTCAACCCCTCGACGGACGTCCAGCAGGCGATGGAACAGCAGACGTCCGCCGAGCGAAAGCGCCGCGCGATGATCCTCGAGGCACAGGGCGAACGCCGCTCGGCCATCGAGAAAGCCGAGGGTGACAAACAGTCGAACATCATCCGGGCACAGGGTGAAAAACAGAGCCAGATCCTCGAGGCACAGGGGGACGCGATCTCGACGGTCCTGCGTGCGAAATCCGCCGAATCGATGGGCGAACGTGCGATCATCGAACGGGGGATGGAGACGCTCGAGGAGATCGGCAAGGGCGAATCGACGACGTTCGTGTTGCCCCAGGAGATGACCTCGCTTTTGAGCCGCTACGGCAAACACCTCACCGGCAGCGACGTCGCGGCCCAGACCGACGTCTTGGAGGGGCTCGACTTCGACGAGGAGACCCGAGAGATGCTCGGCCTCGACGACATCGAGGAGATCCTCGGCCAAATCGACGAAGAAGCCGAGATGGACGTCGAGGAGATGGAGGCCGAGGCCGAGGCGATCAAAACCGGTGCCGACCCCGCAGAAATCAAAGACCCAGACGAGGTCATCGCCGAGATGGACGAGGAGATGCCGGACGCCGACGCCGAGGACGGGGAGCTAGAGACCGAGACGAACTGA
- a CDS encoding winged helix-turn-helix transcriptional regulator, translated as MTDRGVDEGKRATLKRFAALGAATPLVRLSDSDGSEVREAIVGYLAATPGAHFSKLRDDLQLGTGETQHHLRRLETDGTIEHRKDGEYKRYFPAGRFSPFEQRALGYLRRETPRRMLVALLRTPGASGGEIAAAAGVSRSTVSKYAGKLDTAELLSRTDGYSLERPETLLTLVVRYADSFGPEAVELAGDADELVRYDP; from the coding sequence ATGACTGACCGGGGGGTCGACGAGGGGAAACGGGCGACGCTCAAGCGCTTCGCCGCGCTCGGTGCGGCGACGCCGCTCGTCCGGCTTTCCGACAGCGACGGCAGCGAGGTCCGAGAGGCCATCGTCGGTTACCTCGCCGCGACCCCCGGCGCGCACTTCTCGAAACTGCGGGACGACCTGCAACTCGGGACGGGCGAGACCCAACACCACCTCCGGCGGCTCGAGACGGACGGGACGATCGAACACCGAAAAGACGGCGAGTACAAGCGGTACTTCCCGGCTGGACGCTTTTCGCCGTTCGAGCAGCGCGCGCTCGGGTACCTCCGCCGGGAGACGCCCCGCCGGATGCTCGTCGCGTTGCTCCGGACGCCCGGAGCGTCCGGGGGCGAGATCGCAGCGGCCGCCGGGGTGTCCCGGTCGACGGTGTCGAAGTACGCCGGCAAACTCGACACGGCGGAACTGCTGTCTCGAACGGACGGATACAGCCTCGAACGCCCCGAGACCCTGCTGACGCTCGTCGTCCGGTACGCCGACTCCTTCGGTCCCGAGGCGGTCGAACTCGCCGGTGACGCAGACGAACTCGTCCGGTACGATCCCTGA
- a CDS encoding DUF7123 family protein, with protein MSATTAEPNSELTDKQRRILAYLREEGRMKTYFKSRLIGEELDLSAKEVGSNMSAICEGNVDVDVEKWGYSSGTTWKVTV; from the coding sequence ATGAGCGCGACTACCGCCGAACCGAACTCGGAACTCACCGACAAGCAACGGCGCATTCTCGCGTACCTCCGCGAGGAGGGCCGGATGAAGACCTATTTCAAATCCCGTCTCATCGGCGAGGAACTCGACCTCTCCGCCAAGGAGGTCGGATCGAATATGAGCGCGATCTGCGAGGGGAACGTCGACGTCGACGTCGAAAAGTGGGGATACTCCTCGGGGACGACTTGGAAGGTCACGGTGTGA
- a CDS encoding TRAM domain-containing protein — protein sequence MEISDKLLCLFSAEIEEAEDRFVVEVPRREIESGSVGTEDTYRVALISDGAVDGTDASGGTAPPDEPQPPVEPGEIRYVEIEDLGKQGDGIARVERGYVIIVPGAEVGERVKIEISEVKSNFAVGEVIE from the coding sequence ATGGAAATCTCTGATAAGCTCCTGTGTCTGTTCAGCGCCGAGATCGAAGAGGCCGAGGATCGGTTCGTCGTCGAGGTCCCGCGTCGCGAGATCGAATCCGGTTCCGTCGGCACCGAAGACACCTACCGGGTCGCGCTCATTTCCGATGGGGCCGTGGACGGTACCGACGCTTCGGGCGGGACGGCCCCGCCGGACGAACCCCAGCCGCCCGTCGAACCGGGCGAGATCAGATACGTCGAGATCGAGGACCTCGGCAAACAGGGCGACGGGATCGCCCGCGTCGAGCGCGGGTACGTCATCATCGTCCCCGGCGCCGAGGTCGGCGAGCGCGTCAAGATCGAGATCTCGGAAGTCAAATCGAACTTCGCCGTCGGCGAAGTCATCGAGTGA
- a CDS encoding YkgJ family cysteine cluster protein: protein MESLERELERARDVPVSELADAIEAIGFECTRCGGCCTAVETDDADVVAEPHTATVFPDEVRRLQSAAADAGEEPYDWRDVARPMPYGLDDTDGELEGETFEWALGTDSCGDCTFYAESDDGTGACTVHEDRPLVCRTYPFSLALAGTAEPMGEAVDGEGLVRAHECEGLGRDIAREDAEELAAALKRRTIRDIEEAIGVRDNYEPTDVGGVVVHDSEGQKRPDGKPISNGRDPGRR, encoded by the coding sequence ATGGAAAGCCTCGAAAGAGAGCTAGAGCGGGCGCGCGACGTCCCCGTCTCTGAACTCGCCGACGCCATCGAGGCGATCGGGTTCGAATGTACCCGGTGTGGCGGCTGTTGCACCGCGGTCGAGACGGACGACGCTGACGTCGTTGCTGAACCCCACACCGCAACGGTGTTTCCCGACGAGGTGCGCCGGCTTCAATCGGCCGCGGCCGACGCCGGCGAGGAGCCCTACGACTGGCGCGACGTCGCCCGGCCCATGCCGTATGGACTCGACGACACCGACGGGGAGCTCGAGGGGGAGACGTTCGAGTGGGCGCTCGGGACCGACAGCTGCGGGGACTGCACGTTTTACGCTGAATCCGACGACGGCACCGGCGCCTGCACCGTCCACGAGGACCGGCCGCTCGTCTGTCGGACCTACCCGTTCAGCCTCGCGCTGGCCGGGACGGCCGAACCGATGGGCGAGGCCGTCGACGGGGAGGGCCTCGTCCGCGCCCACGAGTGTGAGGGCCTCGGCCGCGACATCGCCCGCGAGGACGCCGAGGAACTCGCGGCGGCGCTCAAACGGCGGACGATCCGTGATATAGAGGAGGCGATCGGCGTCCGTGACAACTACGAACCGACGGACGTCGGGGGCGTGGTGGTCCACGATTCCGAAGGGCAAAAACGGCCGGACGGGAAACCGATTTCGAACGGGCGGGATCCGGGCAGGCGATAG
- a CDS encoding helix-hairpin-helix domain-containing protein produces MGVFDLLRSMLGFDDPGDSKERPGTTVAAETEQDPNGVDADGRDHGLSDVDPGDDTATGPDSAAPPDSTAETTADPAGTAGATEHSDTGAPAADPTRTADTVPDQREDTDTSEDGSTADKSHAADADDEHGVAAPVQTINGIGPAYADRLGNAGVETVPELREADAVSLAEATDISKKRISRWQERADE; encoded by the coding sequence ATGGGCGTGTTCGATTTACTCCGATCGATGCTTGGCTTCGACGACCCCGGGGACTCGAAAGAGCGTCCGGGGACGACTGTCGCAGCCGAGACGGAACAGGACCCGAACGGCGTGGATGCCGACGGGCGTGATCACGGACTGTCGGACGTCGACCCCGGAGACGATACGGCCACAGGACCCGACTCAGCCGCCCCGCCCGACTCCACGGCCGAGACGACGGCCGACCCGGCCGGGACCGCCGGCGCGACCGAACACAGCGACACCGGGGCGCCGGCGGCCGACCCAACTAGGACCGCCGATACGGTCCCTGACCAGCGGGAAGATACGGACACCTCCGAAGACGGTTCTACCGCGGACAAAAGCCACGCCGCCGACGCGGACGACGAGCACGGCGTTGCTGCCCCCGTTCAGACGATCAACGGGATCGGCCCCGCATACGCCGACCGACTCGGAAACGCCGGCGTCGAGACGGTGCCCGAACTGCGCGAGGCCGACGCCGTGAGCCTCGCCGAGGCGACCGACATCTCGAAAAAGCGGATCTCCCGCTGGCAGGAACGCGCCGACGAATAG
- a CDS encoding anthranilate synthase component I family protein — MRVVTDRGTFRSVAAGAADSARVPVELRLSVGDPFEAYRRARRGDGGDVFLETTGGQSGWGYFATEPVSRLTVSGDAEPTAEAGSGPTARSPSLSALADELNADTLERGGCETPYPCGIVGWLSYDIARELETIPNGTEDDRDLPRLQVATYDRMVAWREPHTNGVELRITACPRLDEYGSVDAAYEWGIGHARSLVARIVAGDRSVGRPPAAGEQAAFESESGRSAFADRVRRVQAAIRAGDTFQANVSQRLSAPASLHPVEAYAALRRVNPAPYAALVEFPGVDLVSASPELLLDIEGDRLLTEPIAGTRPRGETPEADHELEADLRSDEKERAEHAMLVDLERNDLGRVSEYGSVEVREYRRVDRYAEVMHLVSLIEGRLRSNRSVTDAVAAAFPGGTITGAPKPETMAIIDGVERTRRGPYTGSVGLFGFDRRATLNIVIRTLVRRADRYHLRVGAGIVHDSDPDREYAETLDKARALLTAIDTALAEQAAFTLEVTER; from the coding sequence ATGCGAGTCGTCACCGACCGGGGGACGTTCCGATCCGTCGCCGCCGGAGCGGCGGATTCGGCGCGAGTGCCGGTCGAACTTCGGCTGTCGGTCGGCGATCCCTTCGAAGCATACCGCCGCGCCCGCCGCGGTGACGGCGGCGACGTCTTTCTCGAGACGACGGGCGGACAGTCCGGGTGGGGGTACTTCGCGACGGAGCCGGTGTCGCGGCTCACTGTGTCGGGGGACGCAGAGCCGACCGCGGAGGCGGGCTCCGGCCCCACCGCCCGGTCACCATCGCTCTCGGCACTGGCCGACGAACTGAACGCCGACACGCTCGAGCGCGGCGGCTGTGAGACACCGTACCCCTGCGGGATCGTCGGTTGGCTCTCCTACGACATCGCCCGCGAACTGGAGACGATCCCGAATGGGACCGAGGACGATCGGGACCTGCCTCGGTTGCAGGTGGCGACGTACGACCGGATGGTCGCCTGGCGGGAGCCCCACACCAACGGGGTCGAACTCCGGATCACCGCCTGCCCGCGACTCGACGAGTACGGCTCGGTCGACGCCGCCTACGAGTGGGGCATCGGTCACGCGCGCTCGCTCGTCGCCCGCATCGTCGCCGGAGACCGATCGGTTGGCCGTCCCCCGGCGGCGGGCGAGCAGGCAGCGTTCGAAAGCGAGTCCGGGCGGTCGGCCTTCGCCGACCGCGTTCGGCGCGTCCAGGCTGCGATACGGGCGGGCGACACCTTCCAGGCGAACGTCTCCCAGCGGCTTTCGGCTCCCGCGTCCCTCCATCCCGTCGAGGCGTATGCTGCGCTTCGCCGCGTGAACCCGGCGCCGTACGCCGCGCTCGTGGAGTTTCCCGGCGTCGACCTCGTGAGTGCGAGCCCCGAACTCCTCCTCGATATCGAGGGAGATCGTCTCCTGACAGAACCCATCGCGGGCACCCGTCCGCGGGGAGAGACGCCGGAAGCGGATCACGAACTTGAGGCCGACCTCCGCTCGGACGAGAAAGAACGCGCCGAACACGCAATGTTAGTCGACTTGGAACGCAACGACCTCGGTCGGGTGAGCGAGTACGGGAGCGTCGAGGTCCGGGAGTATCGCCGCGTCGACCGCTACGCCGAAGTGATGCATCTGGTCAGCCTCATTGAGGGGCGGCTCCGGTCGAACCGGTCGGTCACCGACGCCGTCGCCGCAGCCTTCCCCGGGGGGACGATTACCGGCGCGCCGAAGCCGGAGACGATGGCGATCATCGACGGCGTCGAACGCACCCGGCGCGGGCCCTACACCGGCAGCGTCGGGCTCTTCGGCTTCGACCGGCGGGCGACGCTCAACATCGTCATCCGGACGCTTGTTCGACGCGCCGACCGGTATCACCTCCGCGTCGGCGCGGGAATCGTCCACGATTCCGACCCGGACCGCGAGTACGCCGAGACGCTCGATAAGGCCCGCGCGCTTCTGACTGCTATCGATACCGCGCTTGCGGAGCAAGCGGCGTTCACGCTAGAGGTGACGGAGCGATGA
- a CDS encoding anthranilate synthase component II, producing the protein MTAKDHRGGDPATTRPTVLVVDNYDSFVYNLVQYVGTHADVVVRRNDAVDVDGIRRLDPDGIVVSPGPGTPSTAGVSVPIFESLSYPTLGVCLGHQALCVANGVSVDRAPEVVHGKPSVLVHDGSGVFEGLPDRVEVGRYHSLAAEPEPLPPELVETARTGDDAVLMGVRHREKPHEGVQFHPESILTDAGERMIETFCRRCLVA; encoded by the coding sequence ATGACGGCCAAGGATCATCGCGGCGGCGATCCGGCGACGACGCGGCCGACCGTCCTCGTCGTCGACAACTACGACTCGTTCGTCTACAATCTCGTTCAGTACGTCGGTACCCACGCCGACGTCGTGGTTCGGCGCAACGACGCCGTCGACGTCGACGGGATCCGGCGGCTCGATCCCGACGGAATCGTCGTCTCGCCCGGCCCGGGAACTCCGTCGACAGCGGGCGTTTCGGTTCCGATCTTCGAGTCGCTCTCGTATCCGACCCTCGGGGTCTGTCTGGGCCACCAGGCGCTGTGCGTCGCCAACGGCGTGTCGGTCGACCGCGCTCCCGAGGTCGTCCACGGGAAACCCTCCGTCCTCGTCCACGACGGATCGGGCGTCTTCGAGGGACTCCCGGACCGCGTCGAGGTCGGCCGGTATCACTCGTTGGCCGCCGAGCCGGAGCCGTTGCCGCCCGAACTGGTCGAGACGGCCCGAACCGGCGACGACGCCGTTCTCATGGGTGTACGACACCGCGAGAAACCCCACGAGGGCGTCCAGTTCCACCCGGAGAGCATCCTCACCGACGCCGGCGAGCGGATGATCGAGACGTTCTGTCGTCGCTGTCTGGTGGCGTGA
- a CDS encoding aminotransferase class IV codes for MSRQYHVDGELVDRADATVHVEDRGFRYGDAAFETCRAYGGRVFLWDRHRDRLAATCETLGMAGAVPHDLRERVDATLVANDLREAYVRVSVTRGVQPGKLTPERDVDPTVVVYAESLPRGGTAGDPIWDGPATVRSVGTRRIPDDALPVDAKTHNYLNGILARIELRGSDADESLMCDSDGYVAEGATSNVFFLDAGTLKTPERGTILPGITREAVLEAAERIGVPVETGRYTVDDVANAAEAFLTNTTWELRPLGRLDGTAIGGGPVTARLRAAYDELVDRRCYTG; via the coding sequence ATGTCGCGTCAGTACCACGTCGACGGCGAGTTGGTCGATCGGGCCGACGCGACCGTTCACGTCGAGGATCGGGGCTTCCGATACGGCGACGCCGCCTTCGAAACCTGTCGGGCCTACGGCGGCAGGGTGTTCCTGTGGGACCGCCATCGGGACCGGCTTGCGGCCACCTGCGAAACCCTCGGGATGGCCGGCGCTGTCCCTCACGACCTCCGAGAGCGCGTCGACGCGACGCTCGTCGCGAACGACCTCCGGGAGGCCTACGTCCGTGTCTCGGTGACGAGAGGGGTACAACCGGGGAAACTAACGCCCGAGAGAGACGTCGATCCGACGGTCGTCGTCTACGCCGAATCGCTTCCCCGAGGCGGGACGGCGGGCGATCCGATCTGGGACGGCCCCGCGACCGTCCGATCGGTCGGGACCCGTCGGATTCCGGACGACGCCCTCCCAGTCGATGCCAAGACGCACAACTACCTCAACGGAATCCTCGCCCGCATCGAGTTGCGCGGCTCTGATGCCGACGAGTCGCTCATGTGCGACTCGGACGGGTACGTCGCCGAGGGGGCGACGAGCAACGTCTTTTTCCTCGACGCGGGGACGCTGAAGACCCCCGAGCGCGGGACGATCCTGCCGGGGATCACCCGCGAGGCAGTCCTGGAGGCGGCCGAACGCATCGGCGTTCCGGTCGAAACGGGCCGGTACACCGTCGACGACGTCGCAAACGCGGCGGAGGCGTTCCTGACGAACACGACGTGGGAACTACGGCCACTCGGCCGCCTCGATGGGACCGCGATCGGCGGCGGTCCCGTAACCGCTCGACTCCGGGCGGCCTACGACGAACTCGTCGATCGGCGCTGTTATACGGGGTAA
- a CDS encoding Rieske (2Fe-2S) protein produces MATRRAVAPVEDVPEETTYLFRIREAASEEEREAILLRNDDGFHAWLNYCQHYTHIKIDKGSGAEMRGDELICENHGAYFESGTGFCNFGPCEGAYLNEVDITVEDGTVYLSDDEYEFVGEGPIDDDDDLGSKSNYEF; encoded by the coding sequence ATGGCTACCCGACGTGCGGTCGCTCCGGTCGAGGACGTGCCAGAGGAGACGACGTATCTGTTTAGAATCCGCGAGGCGGCGTCCGAGGAGGAGCGCGAGGCGATTTTGCTCCGTAACGACGACGGCTTTCACGCGTGGCTCAACTACTGTCAACACTACACCCACATCAAGATCGACAAGGGGTCCGGTGCGGAGATGCGCGGCGACGAACTCATCTGTGAGAACCACGGCGCGTACTTCGAGTCCGGAACCGGGTTCTGCAACTTCGGTCCCTGCGAGGGAGCGTACCTCAATGAAGTGGATATCACCGTCGAAGACGGAACGGTGTACCTGAGCGACGACGAGTACGAGTTCGTCGGCGAGGGACCCATCGACGACGACGACGATCTGGGTTCGAAGTCGAACTACGAGTTCTGA